A window of Dehalogenimonas sp. WBC-2 genomic DNA:
GGCATAGCTCTGATTAAGCAACGACCGTTCAGGTCTCCCCACTACACCACCTCCGCCGCGGGGCTGGTTGGCGGTGGGCACTGGCCCCGGCCGGGAGAGATTACGTTGTCCCACCGTGGGGTACTCTTTCTGGATGAGCTGCCGGAGTTCGGTCACAACATGTTGGAAGTATTGCGCCAGCCTTTGGAAGACCGGGTGGTTACTATCAGCCGTTCCCAGGGGTCAGTGACTTTCCCCGCCAATTTTATGATGGTCGGAGCCATGAACCCCTGTCCATGCGGCTATTATGGAGATCAACTGAAAGAGTGCCGCTGTGCCCCGGCTCAGATCGTCAGGTACCAAAACCGGTTATCCGGACCATTCCTGGACCGCGTGGACATATTTATTGAGGTACCGCGCGTGGACTACGACAAATTATCCGGCAATCACCAAGGTGAATCCTCCGCGACAATATCAGAACGGGTAGGCCAGGCAAGAAAGCGACAAACAGCCCGGTTCAAAGGTAGCCGGTTGGTGTCCAATAATGATATGACCGCCGCAGAAATAAAAAAACATTGCCAGTTGGATACCCCGGCTGAAAGCCTGCTCAGAACCGCCATGCGGCAGCTATCACTATCCGCTCGCGCTTTTCACCGCACGCTCAAATTAGCCAGAACTATTTCAGATCTGGATGAAAGCGACCTTATTAAAGCCCATCACATGGCGGAAGCATTGCAGTATCGACCACGCCTGGTCTCTTAGTTTATTTTTTTGGGATAATATTAAATAATAGCAGGTAAAAGGTAGCTAACAGATAACCCCATGACTGAAACACCGGGAAAAACAGAATCCCAGCACTGGCTGGTTAGGAACATCCGCCGTAATTTTATTACTGGATTACTGGTAACTGTGCCCGCAGCCCTGGTTATTATTGCTTTACTCTGGTTTTTTACCACCATAGATAGTATCCTGCAACCCATTATCAGTCTGTTTTCCGGTGAGCCGATTACCGGTTTAGGCTTTGTAATAACAATTATCCTGATCTACATGGCCGGCATCCTGGCCTCTAACATCGTGGGCAAACGTCTTATCCAATTCGCCGAAGCTATCGTTGGCCGGTTGCCGGTTCTGCGCCAGATTTATAACGCTGCCAAGCAGGCGATGAGCAGTCTTTCCGGCGCTGGCCGGACCAAGGCGGCTTTTCGCGAAGTGGTATTGATTGAGTTCCCACGGAAAGGCATCCAGGCAATTGCTTTTATCACCAACGAAATACAGGATGCTGACGGACAAAAACTCATTGCTATTTACGTACCTACTGCGCCAGTGCCAACCTCAGGTTATTTTGCACTGGTCAAAGAAGAGGAGATAATCCGTACTCATATCTCAGTTGATACGGCGATGAAAATGGTTATTTCCAGCGGTATCGCTTCACCGTCTGAGATCAATGTAAGTATGCACAGCAAGGAACTAAGAGATAACAAATCCTAATATAATGATTACAAGACCTACAGCCAACGCAATCCAGCCGCCAGTCCTCAATGAGCCAGGTTCCGGACGTCGAGGATTATGGGTTACAAACTCGCGCAGGTCTCTTTTTTCTGCCAACGAGTTATAATAACCCAGTTCCTCCCGATAACCTATCCATAGCAGTATCAGCCCGACAACAATAAAAAAGGAACCCAGAGCAAGAATAACTACGCTCTCATCGGACACTCGCTCTCCTCCCTTCATATATTGCTTTCATAATGCTCCTAAGGGAATTATAGTTAGTTACCGGTTGGTTATCAAGAAGGGGAAACCACAAAGGCCTGCTATGGCTTGTGCTTAAATAGAA
This region includes:
- a CDS encoding transporter, which translates into the protein MTETPGKTESQHWLVRNIRRNFITGLLVTVPAALVIIALLWFFTTIDSILQPIISLFSGEPITGLGFVITIILIYMAGILASNIVGKRLIQFAEAIVGRLPVLRQIYNAAKQAMSSLSGAGRTKAAFREVVLIEFPRKGIQAIAFITNEIQDADGQKLIAIYVPTAPVPTSGYFALVKEEEIIRTHISVDTAMKMVISSGIASPSEINVSMHSKELRDNKS